One genomic segment of Kiritimatiella glycovorans includes these proteins:
- a CDS encoding LacI family DNA-binding transcriptional regulator gives MKKVTVYTLSEELGVSPATISKALNNSPEISPATIERIRKKADEYGFRPRPIVSRTTNICALIQTPASEMSCFSPYTVSAMEGMLKYLQEAGLEFSLYRDEVSKLNAGLLLRQLGRRGINGAVLINTDEDSAFYAEFEQQHFAYCSLLTNDGRSERLLSIDNVQAACEAVQYLIQLGHRRIGTLVTPAHGVTGRDRLKGYRKALKDSGLGVDPEVIVASEFGEDGLEFGNRETLALLDRHPDITALFVMGERVAVGALHAFYQRGLKVPEDVSLLSCDDPPEVAYLCPPLTVMRIPNRKLGYTAARWVHDMIEGTARERYPHEPWMRGELVLRQSTGPVRKTQP, from the coding sequence ATGAAGAAGGTTACTGTGTACACGCTCAGCGAAGAGCTTGGGGTCAGTCCGGCCACGATCAGCAAAGCCCTTAACAATTCGCCGGAAATCAGTCCCGCGACCATCGAACGCATCCGTAAAAAGGCCGACGAATACGGCTTCCGGCCGCGGCCGATCGTCTCACGCACCACCAATATCTGCGCCCTGATCCAGACCCCGGCGTCGGAGATGAGCTGCTTTTCGCCCTACACGGTCTCGGCCATGGAGGGGATGCTGAAGTATCTCCAGGAGGCGGGGCTCGAATTTTCGCTCTACCGCGACGAGGTGAGCAAGCTGAACGCAGGGCTGCTGCTCAGGCAGCTCGGCCGGCGCGGGATCAATGGCGCCGTGCTGATCAACACCGACGAAGACAGCGCGTTTTACGCGGAATTCGAACAGCAGCACTTCGCCTACTGTTCGCTGCTGACCAACGACGGCCGTTCGGAACGCCTGCTGAGCATCGATAATGTTCAGGCGGCGTGCGAAGCGGTTCAGTATCTGATTCAACTCGGACACCGGCGTATCGGAACGCTGGTCACCCCCGCCCACGGGGTCACCGGCCGTGACCGGCTGAAGGGCTACCGGAAGGCGCTGAAGGACTCGGGACTCGGGGTGGACCCGGAAGTTATTGTCGCTTCGGAGTTCGGCGAGGACGGCCTGGAGTTCGGAAACCGCGAAACGCTCGCGCTTCTGGACCGCCATCCGGACATCACCGCCCTTTTTGTTATGGGCGAGCGCGTGGCCGTCGGGGCGCTGCACGCCTTCTATCAGCGGGGACTCAAAGTGCCCGAGGACGTCTCCCTGCTCTCCTGCGACGACCCTCCGGAAGTGGCCTACCTCTGCCCGCCCCTCACGGTCATGCGCATCCCGAACCGCAAGCTGGGTTATACCGCGGCGCGCTGGGTGCATGATATGATCGAAGGTACGGCGCGCGAGCGCTATCCCCACGAACCCTGGATGCGCGGCGAACTCGTGCTCCGCCAGAGCACCGGTCCCGTACGAAAAACCCAGCCCTGA